Proteins from a genomic interval of bacterium:
- a CDS encoding Gfo/Idh/MocA family oxidoreductase: MAKKRLGVGLIGAGFIGKFHIKSWVGVRNADILGIVDKKSELSKEAAALCKKLDVGEPKVFKSIADMVADPSIDAVWICAPNFTRIDVMEEIVGTIESGKGKLIGVCCEKPLGRNVAEAKKLQALVKRVNLLDGYLEDQIFSVSTVRGKNILWGRGAAVAGRPYLARAAEEHSGPHMPWFWDGVLQGGGVLNDMMCHSVETARFLLTPPGAPRNVIRPKKVTAYTNCLKWQLPKYAKKLSEYSKGKLDYLKKPAEDFARSLVEYEDEKGNPIVVETTTSWSYVGAGLRLAMEVLGPEYSMSINSLDTDLKIFMSREVKGQAGEDLVEKQNAEIGLMPIVSDEEGAYGYTGENRHMVQSFLAGKRPDENFDDGVEVTELLMTAYRSAEAEKTIEFPWKGLDKYIPPVARGEWNPRKSK, encoded by the coding sequence ATGGCAAAGAAAAGACTGGGAGTAGGATTGATCGGAGCAGGATTTATCGGCAAATTCCATATCAAGTCATGGGTTGGTGTCCGTAATGCGGATATTCTCGGAATCGTTGATAAAAAATCAGAACTATCCAAAGAAGCTGCCGCCCTCTGTAAAAAGCTCGATGTCGGTGAACCGAAGGTGTTCAAATCCATCGCCGATATGGTAGCCGATCCTTCAATAGATGCCGTATGGATTTGCGCCCCGAATTTCACCCGTATCGATGTCATGGAAGAGATCGTTGGAACTATCGAGTCCGGCAAGGGCAAACTGATCGGTGTATGCTGCGAAAAGCCGCTCGGCAGAAACGTTGCGGAGGCGAAAAAACTACAGGCGCTCGTGAAACGTGTCAATCTCCTCGATGGATATCTCGAGGATCAGATATTTTCCGTTTCGACAGTCCGCGGAAAAAACATCCTCTGGGGAAGAGGAGCCGCGGTTGCCGGCAGACCGTACCTCGCGCGCGCTGCGGAAGAACACAGCGGACCGCACATGCCGTGGTTCTGGGATGGCGTTCTCCAGGGCGGCGGCGTGCTCAACGACATGATGTGTCATTCGGTTGAGACCGCGCGCTTTCTGCTCACCCCTCCCGGCGCTCCCCGCAATGTCATCAGGCCAAAGAAAGTCACAGCCTATACAAACTGCCTCAAATGGCAGCTTCCGAAATACGCGAAGAAGCTTTCGGAATACAGTAAAGGGAAACTCGATTATCTGAAGAAACCGGCGGAAGATTTTGCCCGGTCGCTCGTGGAATACGAGGATGAAAAGGGAAATCCGATTGTTGTCGAAACGACGACCTCGTGGAGCTATGTGGGTGCGGGTCTCAGGCTCGCCATGGAAGTGCTCGGTCCCGAGTATTCCATGAGCATCAATTCTCTCGATACCGATCTGAAAATTTTCATGAGCCGCGAAGTCAAGGGACAGGCCGGGGAAGACCTCGTTGAAAAGCAGAATGCCGAAATCGGCCTCATGCCGATTGTAAGCGATGAGGAAGGTGCATACGGCTATACGGGCGAAAACCGTCACATGGTCCAGAGCTTCCTCGCCGGGAAACGGCCCGATGAAAATTTCGATGATGGCGTCGAGGTAACCGAGCTCCTCATGACCGCGTACAGAAGCGCGGAAGCGGAAAAAACCATTGAGTTTCCGTGGAAGGGTCTCGATAAGTACATTCCGCCGGTTGCACGGGGCGAGTGGAATCCCAGAAAATCGAAGTAA
- a CDS encoding TRAP transporter small permease, translating into MKIFFRWLDRLLDTTVCMVLAVMTIVVAVNVFCRFVLSFSLSWGDETAQILLVWMTFLGAAIAMRNDSHYAFDYLVRSLPSKAGMVFTVVNRLIVIAMTALLIYWSGDVTIQISRWVMPATGISRSLVYGACPVGGLFMLLYALRNFATDCGSLGKIRKQEDRKPVEET; encoded by the coding sequence GTGAAAATCTTCTTCCGCTGGCTCGATAGACTGCTCGACACAACAGTATGCATGGTTCTTGCCGTCATGACCATTGTTGTCGCGGTCAACGTTTTCTGCCGTTTTGTGCTGTCTTTTTCGTTGTCGTGGGGAGACGAAACAGCCCAGATACTCCTCGTGTGGATGACATTTCTCGGCGCGGCCATCGCCATGCGGAATGACTCGCATTATGCGTTCGATTATCTCGTTCGCTCTCTGCCATCGAAAGCCGGAATGGTGTTCACAGTAGTGAACCGTCTGATCGTCATTGCCATGACCGCACTGCTCATCTACTGGAGCGGCGATGTGACCATCCAGATAAGCAGGTGGGTCATGCCTGCAACGGGAATCAGCAGGTCGCTGGTTTATGGCGCCTGTCCGGTTGGCGGATTGTTTATGCTTCTGTATGCTCTGCGGAATTTCGCGACAGACTGCGGAAGCCTCGGAAAAATTCGAAAACAGGAAGACCGCAAGCCTGTTGAAGAAACCTGA
- a CDS encoding Gfo/Idh/MocA family oxidoreductase — protein MEQDVHNDNEQVRQEPEKKRYFDRRDVLKGLATLPIVGLFFAKLYKKWYMVKTEDTKSKQFLAELGLSDEAPSILPSGSLKNSNQTLRLGIIGCGSRGEYLLRAAGFAHPSWVESMKQAMVENKNDFRLKDFIDQDDLNIVFNGICDVFDIRADAALETVKTGSNKGKENKGAKRFRRYKDMLESDEIDAVIVATPEHWHAQIAIDAAQAGKHVYLEKPLCLSIPQAYDVVAAVRESGIKFQLGHQSRQTDAYMMAHEVVKKGVLGKITLVTLSTNRNDPNGAWVYSIHPEASPMNIDWRQFIGSSRRMPFNMERFFRWRLWYDYGTGLSGDLFTHEFDAMNMIIDLGIPKNAVATGGVYFYKDGREVPDVYQANYEYPDKDLTLVYSATLSSNAKRGKLIMGNDATMDLGQLHASALAVTADSGSTRFREKIDQGLIDPEIPMFSYTPGSKGFDAVTTATEKYFAGRGLLYTYREGKRVDTTHLHIREWLDAIRTGGDTSCNIDRGFEEAITAHMGTLSYKIGRKVEWDFENNRVKDLTPPNDWTDEEIQRCIASIGKNTI, from the coding sequence ATGGAACAGGATGTACATAACGATAATGAGCAGGTGCGGCAGGAACCTGAAAAAAAACGGTATTTCGACCGGCGGGATGTCCTGAAGGGTCTGGCGACATTACCCATCGTGGGACTGTTTTTTGCCAAGCTCTATAAAAAATGGTACATGGTCAAAACGGAAGACACCAAGAGCAAGCAGTTTCTTGCCGAGCTCGGATTGAGTGATGAAGCCCCATCGATACTGCCTTCCGGATCGCTCAAGAATTCCAACCAGACATTGAGGCTCGGCATCATCGGCTGCGGAAGCCGCGGGGAATACCTGCTGAGAGCGGCCGGATTTGCTCATCCGAGCTGGGTTGAGAGCATGAAACAGGCTATGGTAGAAAATAAAAACGACTTCCGGCTTAAGGATTTCATCGACCAGGATGATCTCAATATCGTCTTCAATGGTATCTGCGATGTTTTTGATATCAGGGCGGATGCGGCGCTTGAAACCGTTAAGACAGGCTCGAACAAGGGGAAAGAGAACAAGGGAGCGAAGCGGTTCCGCCGGTACAAAGACATGCTCGAAAGCGATGAAATCGATGCGGTCATCGTCGCCACTCCCGAGCACTGGCACGCCCAGATTGCTATCGATGCTGCACAGGCGGGGAAACATGTCTACCTCGAAAAACCCCTGTGTCTTTCCATTCCGCAGGCATATGATGTCGTAGCCGCGGTCAGGGAGAGCGGTATCAAGTTCCAGCTCGGACACCAGAGCCGTCAGACCGATGCCTATATGATGGCGCATGAGGTTGTAAAGAAAGGCGTTCTCGGGAAAATAACCCTTGTTACCCTCTCGACGAACCGTAACGATCCGAACGGCGCATGGGTTTACAGCATTCATCCCGAAGCGAGCCCCATGAATATCGACTGGCGTCAGTTCATCGGCAGTTCGCGCCGTATGCCCTTCAATATGGAGCGTTTTTTCAGGTGGAGATTATGGTATGATTACGGGACCGGTCTTTCGGGCGATCTTTTTACCCATGAATTCGATGCAATGAATATGATTATCGACCTCGGGATACCGAAAAACGCGGTTGCGACCGGTGGCGTGTATTTTTACAAGGATGGCCGTGAAGTCCCCGATGTCTACCAGGCGAACTACGAATATCCCGACAAGGATCTGACCCTCGTATATTCGGCGACCCTGTCCAGCAACGCCAAAAGAGGCAAGCTCATCATGGGCAATGATGCCACCATGGACCTCGGACAGCTCCATGCAAGCGCCCTTGCGGTCACCGCCGATTCGGGCTCGACACGGTTCCGTGAGAAGATCGATCAGGGTCTCATTGACCCGGAAATACCGATGTTTTCATACACCCCGGGTTCCAAGGGTTTCGACGCGGTAACAACCGCCACCGAGAAATATTTTGCCGGCAGGGGGCTCCTCTATACCTACCGTGAGGGGAAACGGGTTGACACGACCCATCTTCACATTCGTGAATGGCTCGATGCAATCCGTACCGGCGGCGATACGAGCTGCAATATCGACCGGGGATTCGAGGAAGCGATTACCGCCCATATGGGAACTCTTTCGTATAAGATCGGCAGAAAAGTCGAATGGGATTTCGAAAACAACAGGGTTAAAGACCTGACACCCCCGAATGACTGGACCGACGAGGAAATACAGCGCTGTATTGCGAGTATCGGCAAGAACACGATATAA
- a CDS encoding isoprenylcysteine carboxylmethyltransferase family protein: protein MMKIQGTIIDMFYRAATGSRFIRILLTPVGLTLFFGFLFLFIVLSLKIDSFLHLPHIPPAPYNVVISVPVLTGGIMLILWSLLHCLRARGTPVPFNPPKRVITDGPYAFTRNPMVTGCFFVFVGLGIFFRSLFLTFVSTPIIGVFIILELKLVEEPELERRLGRDYCDYRKRVPMFIPRLKK from the coding sequence ATGATGAAGATACAGGGTACAATAATCGATATGTTCTATAGGGCGGCGACCGGCAGCAGGTTTATCCGGATTCTGCTCACACCGGTGGGATTGACGCTCTTTTTCGGATTTCTTTTTCTCTTTATCGTTCTGTCCCTGAAGATCGATTCCTTTCTGCACCTGCCGCATATTCCGCCGGCGCCGTATAATGTTGTCATCTCCGTCCCTGTCCTTACGGGGGGTATAATGCTGATACTGTGGTCGCTGCTCCACTGTTTAAGGGCTCGTGGAACCCCGGTGCCGTTCAATCCGCCGAAACGGGTCATTACCGACGGCCCCTACGCTTTCACGAGGAATCCCATGGTTACCGGTTGTTTTTTTGTTTTTGTCGGGCTGGGAATTTTTTTCAGATCGTTATTTCTCACCTTTGTTTCCACGCCCATTATCGGTGTTTTTATAATACTTGAATTAAAACTCGTCGAAGAACCCGAGCTTGAACGCCGTCTCGGCAGGGATTACTGCGACTACCGGAAAAGGGTGCCCATGTTTATTCCCCGGCTGAAGAAATGA
- a CDS encoding DUF1080 domain-containing protein, whose translation MKKIMAAVMLILLTVTLFIAQGTSASAAEKVDYSKVRIREFPVAMQCWTFHTFSFYETLPKVKALGIKYLQAYPGQVLSKDNPDKKLIHTMSDADMEQVKKVLAENGITIVAYGVVDIGTTEKSMREVFDFARKMGIRTICAEPSFEDYTLLEKLVREYNIGIAIHNHPEPSKFARPEVVVKAVKGLDSRIGSCADTGHWMRTGVNPLDALRMLDGRIIDVHLKDLNVFGDKDAVDVPFGSGKANIHDILAELTEQNYRGFLTIEHENPNELENPSPSIKKGLDYIDSITYFKGYEELLSWNNGRCGKHGWNHYGPGYFELDEKTGILKSHKGMGLFWYSKKKFKDFILEVDYKTEVPNANSGIFYRVPDVPTSDAYIYNSFEIQIDDSQTGIHQTGSVYDAEAPKLAAFNKTGEWNHFKITLKGRNVKVELNDKLVVDWNMEPRGKIREYALEGYIGLQNHDYDTSVYFKNIFVKELK comes from the coding sequence ATGAAAAAGATCATGGCGGCCGTGATGCTTATATTGCTTACGGTGACGTTATTCATTGCGCAGGGAACGAGCGCTTCTGCAGCTGAAAAGGTTGACTATTCAAAAGTCCGGATACGGGAATTTCCCGTCGCCATGCAGTGCTGGACATTCCACACATTCAGCTTTTATGAAACACTTCCGAAGGTAAAAGCGCTGGGTATCAAATACCTTCAGGCGTATCCCGGTCAGGTGCTGAGCAAGGACAATCCCGACAAAAAACTCATTCACACCATGTCCGACGCTGATATGGAGCAGGTTAAAAAAGTTCTTGCCGAAAACGGTATAACCATCGTGGCGTACGGTGTTGTGGATATCGGCACAACCGAAAAATCCATGCGGGAGGTCTTCGATTTTGCGCGGAAGATGGGAATTCGCACCATCTGCGCCGAGCCATCCTTTGAAGATTACACCCTGCTCGAAAAGCTGGTCCGTGAATACAACATCGGTATCGCCATTCACAACCATCCCGAGCCGAGCAAATTCGCCCGCCCGGAGGTTGTGGTAAAGGCTGTGAAAGGTCTCGACAGCCGTATCGGCTCCTGCGCCGACACGGGGCACTGGATGAGAACCGGCGTCAATCCCCTCGACGCCCTCAGGATGCTCGATGGACGTATCATCGATGTTCATCTCAAGGACCTCAATGTTTTCGGAGACAAGGATGCGGTCGATGTGCCGTTCGGTTCGGGAAAGGCCAATATTCATGACATTCTGGCCGAACTGACCGAGCAGAATTACCGTGGATTCCTCACCATTGAGCATGAAAATCCGAACGAACTCGAAAATCCCTCGCCGTCGATCAAAAAGGGTCTCGATTACATCGACAGCATAACCTACTTCAAGGGCTATGAGGAACTGCTCTCGTGGAATAACGGCCGGTGCGGCAAGCATGGCTGGAACCATTACGGCCCCGGGTACTTCGAGCTCGACGAGAAAACCGGAATCCTGAAATCGCACAAGGGAATGGGGCTTTTCTGGTACAGCAAGAAGAAGTTCAAGGATTTTATTCTTGAAGTCGACTACAAGACCGAGGTGCCCAACGCGAATTCCGGCATTTTTTACCGGGTTCCCGATGTTCCGACGAGCGATGCGTACATCTATAACTCCTTCGAGATACAGATTGACGATTCACAGACGGGTATTCACCAGACCGGCTCCGTGTATGATGCGGAAGCGCCGAAGTTAGCCGCCTTCAACAAGACCGGTGAATGGAACCATTTCAAGATCACCCTCAAAGGCCGGAACGTCAAGGTGGAGCTCAACGACAAGCTCGTTGTCGACTGGAACATGGAACCCCGCGGGAAGATTCGCGAGTATGCGCTCGAGGGATATATCGGGCTCCAGAACCACGATTACGATACCTCGGTATACTTCAAGAATATCTTTGTCAAGGAGCTTAAATAG
- a CDS encoding DoxX family protein gives MEKSQPVRPVNSYPYSLLQLSSLVILRLLIGWHFLYEGFAKVFNQNWSAAPFLLESKGLFSPFFVSMAQNPQILAMVNLSNKLGLIAIGLGLMTGTLTRLASLFGILLIMLYYFATPPFIGYTYSVPVEGSYMIVNKNLIEAWALLVLIVFPTGKMIGLDRLLFPKKSI, from the coding sequence ATGGAGAAATCACAACCTGTCAGACCGGTAAATTCTTATCCGTACAGTTTACTGCAGTTGTCCTCGCTGGTGATTTTACGGCTTCTTATCGGCTGGCATTTTCTGTATGAGGGATTTGCGAAAGTATTTAATCAGAACTGGTCGGCGGCGCCGTTCCTTTTGGAATCGAAAGGCCTGTTTTCACCCTTTTTTGTCTCGATGGCTCAGAATCCCCAGATTCTGGCAATGGTCAACTTGTCGAACAAGCTCGGGCTTATTGCGATCGGTCTCGGGCTGATGACCGGCACGCTTACCCGTCTGGCAAGCCTTTTCGGCATTCTTCTTATCATGCTCTACTATTTTGCCACACCACCCTTTATCGGGTATACCTATTCGGTGCCTGTTGAAGGCAGCTATATGATTGTCAATAAAAATCTTATCGAAGCATGGGCGCTGCTTGTCCTGATAGTATTCCCGACAGGGAAAATGATCGGGCTCGACAGATTGCTCTTCCCTAAAAAAAGCATATGA
- the dctP gene encoding TRAP transporter substrate-binding protein DctP — MIFVSRNRLYSRFSRYVLPFFLLLLTGGCRNETPEQNAELVFRMAVQHDSSNKVWVATDLFRRELERRSNGRIRVMFYDSGVLGAERQILEACYLDVIEVVQVTSSVVTTIGPVFSTLDMPYLFVSEEHHQKVLNGPIGRELLDSLSGIRLQGLAFYSCGFRDVFNSKRPVYGPDDLRGMKIRAMESPVMLNSINSMGASATPLDASEVYSALKTGVVDGAENNPQVFISQHYSNACKFYSLTGHFANQHVLIANKKWLDSLKPEFRELIRAVARDIIPEYNRAWNEAVAEAMTRMAERNVSVNGVDDKRAFIERVQPIYEEYRDSVPPELVLRIRKEADSENLLPLAR, encoded by the coding sequence ATGATTTTTGTATCCCGAAACAGATTGTATTCCCGGTTCTCCCGGTACGTTTTACCGTTCTTCCTTCTCCTGCTCACCGGAGGCTGCCGTAATGAAACCCCGGAGCAGAACGCGGAGCTTGTTTTCCGCATGGCGGTCCAGCATGATTCCTCGAACAAGGTCTGGGTCGCCACCGATCTGTTCCGCCGTGAGCTCGAAAGACGGTCGAACGGCAGGATACGGGTGATGTTTTACGATTCGGGCGTTCTCGGAGCGGAACGTCAGATTCTCGAAGCGTGTTACCTCGATGTTATCGAGGTCGTGCAGGTGACATCGTCTGTTGTCACCACCATCGGCCCGGTTTTCAGCACGCTTGACATGCCCTATCTGTTTGTCAGCGAGGAGCACCACCAGAAAGTCCTCAACGGCCCCATCGGGCGGGAGCTTCTCGATAGCCTGTCAGGGATAAGGCTGCAGGGACTCGCGTTCTATTCCTGCGGTTTCCGTGATGTTTTCAATTCAAAAAGGCCCGTGTATGGACCGGACGATCTCAGGGGCATGAAGATTCGGGCCATGGAAAGCCCGGTCATGCTCAATTCGATAAACTCCATGGGAGCGAGCGCGACACCGCTCGATGCATCGGAAGTATACAGCGCTCTGAAAACCGGTGTCGTCGATGGCGCCGAAAACAATCCCCAGGTGTTCATTTCTCAGCATTACAGCAACGCTTGCAAATTTTATTCGCTCACCGGGCACTTCGCCAATCAGCATGTACTCATTGCCAACAAAAAGTGGCTGGATTCGCTGAAGCCCGAATTCCGGGAGCTTATCCGCGCTGTCGCCCGTGACATCATACCCGAGTACAACCGGGCATGGAATGAAGCGGTCGCGGAGGCGATGACCAGAATGGCGGAACGAAACGTTTCGGTAAACGGAGTCGATGATAAACGGGCATTCATCGAACGTGTTCAGCCGATTTATGAAGAATACCGCGATAGTGTGCCGCCGGAGCTTGTCCTGCGTATCAGAAAGGAAGCGGACAGTGAAAATCTTCTTCCGCTGGCTCGATAG
- a CDS encoding MFS transporter: protein MSAKFRLSFMMFLQYAVWGSWYPGLSEYLINTLGFTGAQVGAIYATLPFATAIAPFIGGQFADRYFATQYVIAFLHLAGGAFLIFVSRVTDYTTMMWLMFLYCMLFAPTLALTNSIALVNLDNPEKDFGRIRVWGTLGWIAAGIGLSAWRIGANKILGASVAGDTLLMAGVLSFVMGLQALTLPHTPPKKEASNPWAFVESFKMLKDKNFAILIVIAFIVSTELMFYYVLTGPFLVSDRIGVSTSNMTTVMVIAQLAEIFVMAFALPYFMPKYGIRKTMVFGILAWPVRYIIFAIGYPAWLVIASLALHGFCYVFFFTAIQVYVDKVAPPDTRASAQSFIAIVTLGLGNFLGSLFTGWIRDYFTADNVTNWTGVFLVPTVLTIICAFALIVFFKDDNKQSAVTQ from the coding sequence GTGAGCGCAAAATTCCGTCTCAGTTTCATGATGTTTTTGCAGTATGCCGTCTGGGGATCGTGGTATCCGGGATTGTCCGAGTATTTGATTAATACCCTCGGTTTTACAGGTGCGCAGGTCGGAGCGATTTATGCCACGTTGCCGTTTGCGACGGCAATTGCACCGTTTATCGGGGGGCAGTTCGCCGACCGTTATTTTGCAACACAGTATGTTATTGCGTTTCTTCACCTTGCTGGCGGCGCCTTCCTGATTTTTGTTTCGCGTGTTACCGATTACACAACCATGATGTGGTTGATGTTTCTCTACTGCATGCTGTTTGCTCCGACGCTCGCGTTGACCAATTCCATTGCCCTTGTCAATCTGGATAATCCCGAGAAAGACTTCGGCCGGATACGGGTATGGGGAACTCTGGGCTGGATAGCCGCCGGGATTGGTCTGTCGGCATGGCGTATCGGCGCAAACAAGATTTTGGGAGCTTCGGTCGCAGGCGACACTCTGCTGATGGCGGGGGTACTTTCCTTTGTCATGGGTTTGCAGGCATTAACGCTTCCTCATACGCCGCCGAAAAAAGAGGCATCGAATCCCTGGGCGTTCGTGGAGTCTTTTAAAATGCTCAAGGATAAGAATTTCGCCATTCTGATTGTCATTGCGTTCATTGTCAGCACAGAACTCATGTTTTACTATGTTCTTACCGGGCCGTTCCTTGTATCGGATCGTATAGGCGTTTCCACATCGAACATGACTACGGTCATGGTGATTGCCCAGCTTGCCGAGATTTTCGTCATGGCGTTTGCGCTGCCGTATTTCATGCCCAAATACGGTATCCGTAAAACAATGGTGTTTGGCATTCTTGCCTGGCCGGTCCGGTATATCATTTTTGCCATAGGATATCCGGCCTGGCTTGTTATCGCATCGCTGGCGCTCCATGGTTTCTGTTATGTGTTTTTTTTCACCGCCATTCAGGTGTATGTTGACAAGGTGGCTCCTCCGGATACCAGGGCATCCGCACAGAGTTTCATTGCAATCGTGACACTCGGGCTCGGGAATTTCCTCGGCAGCCTCTTCACCGGATGGATACGGGATTACTTTACTGCGGATAATGTAACGAACTGGACAGGAGTGTTTCTTGTGCCGACAGTGCTGACCATTATCTGCGCGTTTGCTTTGATTGTATTCTTCAAAGATGACAACAAACAGTCCGCAGTGACTCAGTGA
- a CDS encoding glycoside hydrolase has translation MIHIVDQGILYRNPLPQLQPVHASFPFIIQISENEFLCTFRRGSAWESADGVICRLRSTDGGRTWIDEGVIWDGSGDDRPYSYRTGAMTRLSDGTLLMTSCRFDRSDPEKPIYNPLTEGYLPVDAALFRSTDGGRTWSLPQSVSLPEGEIGNPAGPVIELSDGRWLMPFETWKAYDDPHPARQRTVALFSGDRGKTWGDRTTIADGHEHGIVYWDSTIVPVEDGRLVSLLWTRNMKADKDLALHRTISDNNGATWSAPEPVGVMGHTTALVNIGGGCLCMLYSLRAAEQPGIMVILSENEGKTWYCSTQVMIWDARGQSHVGTAARDRCLADMATYAFGKPQAILTSDDDILAGFWCTVACVTHIRWCRLRITYPYNG, from the coding sequence ATGATACACATTGTCGACCAGGGTATTCTCTACCGGAATCCACTACCCCAGCTGCAGCCGGTTCATGCCTCGTTTCCGTTCATCATCCAGATATCGGAAAACGAATTTCTCTGCACGTTCCGCCGCGGCTCGGCATGGGAGAGCGCCGATGGTGTCATCTGCAGGCTGCGCTCGACCGACGGCGGCAGAACATGGATCGACGAGGGCGTGATATGGGACGGTTCCGGTGACGACAGACCCTACAGCTACCGTACCGGAGCGATGACACGCCTGTCGGACGGCACCCTTCTCATGACAAGCTGCCGGTTCGACCGCTCAGACCCCGAAAAGCCCATTTACAATCCCCTGACCGAGGGATATCTACCGGTGGATGCGGCCCTGTTCCGATCTACGGATGGAGGCAGAACATGGTCTCTCCCGCAATCGGTAAGCCTGCCGGAGGGTGAGATCGGAAATCCCGCCGGCCCGGTAATCGAGCTGAGTGACGGCCGCTGGCTCATGCCCTTTGAAACGTGGAAGGCATACGATGACCCTCATCCGGCTCGTCAGCGGACAGTTGCCCTTTTTTCCGGCGACCGGGGAAAAACTTGGGGCGACCGTACCACCATTGCCGACGGCCATGAACATGGAATTGTCTACTGGGATTCAACGATCGTCCCCGTTGAGGATGGCCGTCTCGTCAGTCTGCTGTGGACACGCAACATGAAGGCTGACAAAGACCTTGCCCTCCACCGCACGATATCGGACAACAACGGAGCAACATGGAGTGCACCGGAACCGGTCGGCGTCATGGGACATACGACAGCTCTTGTTAACATCGGCGGCGGATGTCTTTGTATGCTCTACAGCCTGCGGGCAGCGGAACAGCCCGGAATCATGGTAATACTTTCCGAAAACGAGGGGAAAACATGGTATTGCAGCACTCAGGTCATGATCTGGGATGCGCGGGGACAGTCACATGTCGGTACAGCGGCCCGTGACCGGTGCCTTGCCGATATGGCGACCTATGCGTTCGGCAAGCCACAGGCGATTCTCACATCGGATGACGATATTCTGGCAGGTTTCTGGTGCACCGTGGCATGTGTCACCCATATCCGCTGGTGCAGGCTGAGGATTACATATCCGTACAATGGCTGA
- a CDS encoding anaerobic sulfatase maturase: MRKNLSFLIKPASSDCNLFCDYCFYRKTAEAYPETTVHRLTLDTFTELVHKAQVPGRQAVSYMWQGGEPMLMGIDFYRQALAVQESHRQPDQTVSNTIQTNAILIDDDWARLFAEHRFLVGISLDGPRELHDIHRFTRSHKGVFDRVMNACAILDKHKVDFNILSVVNCDTVRHPVEIYRFLVSHGFHYLQFIPCLEVVDGEKAPFSVPADEYGRFLCDLFDIWFEDGYPYVSIRLFDNLLQYYAGYTPECCMYKDSCGEYLVVEHNGDVFTCDFFVTEEWHIGNILVNTPDEIMETPKYQEFAGLRRLECIECETCPWLGFCQRGCVKLRYLPEMNYSARNYLCDSYRTFFEYSKDRYRFLTWDIIRRHANQPAPSIGRNDPCICGSGKKFKKCCEPYSFIVKK; encoded by the coding sequence ATGAGAAAAAACCTGTCCTTCCTTATTAAACCGGCGTCATCGGACTGTAACCTTTTCTGCGACTACTGTTTTTACCGCAAGACGGCGGAAGCCTATCCTGAAACCACCGTACACCGTCTCACTCTCGATACCTTTACGGAACTCGTACACAAGGCTCAGGTACCGGGCCGCCAGGCGGTCTCATACATGTGGCAGGGGGGTGAGCCCATGCTCATGGGAATCGATTTTTACCGGCAGGCGCTCGCTGTTCAGGAATCACACCGTCAGCCCGACCAGACCGTATCAAACACGATACAGACGAACGCTATCCTCATCGACGATGACTGGGCTCGGTTGTTTGCCGAGCACCGATTTCTTGTCGGCATCAGCCTGGATGGCCCCCGTGAGCTGCATGACATTCACCGGTTCACGCGGTCGCACAAGGGTGTTTTCGACCGTGTCATGAATGCCTGCGCGATACTCGACAAGCATAAAGTCGATTTCAATATCCTGTCGGTGGTGAATTGCGATACGGTCAGGCATCCGGTGGAAATTTACCGTTTTCTGGTCAGTCACGGCTTCCATTATCTCCAGTTCATACCCTGTCTCGAAGTTGTCGATGGCGAGAAGGCGCCGTTTTCGGTGCCTGCCGACGAGTACGGGCGGTTTCTCTGCGACCTGTTCGACATATGGTTCGAGGACGGTTATCCGTATGTGAGCATACGCCTTTTTGACAACCTCCTCCAGTACTATGCGGGTTACACACCCGAATGCTGCATGTACAAGGATTCATGCGGGGAATATCTCGTGGTCGAGCACAACGGCGATGTTTTCACCTGTGACTTTTTTGTTACGGAGGAATGGCATATCGGCAATATTCTTGTGAACACACCCGACGAGATTATGGAAACGCCGAAATACCAGGAGTTCGCAGGTCTCAGACGTCTGGAATGCATCGAGTGCGAAACCTGCCCGTGGCTCGGATTCTGTCAGCGCGGATGCGTGAAGCTCCGCTACCTGCCCGAGATGAATTACAGTGCGCGCAATTATCTCTGCGACTCATACAGAACGTTTTTCGAATACTCGAAAGACCGTTACCGGTTTTTAACATGGGATATTATACGCCGTCATGCCAACCAGCCTGCGCCATCAATCGGAAGAAACGATCCCTGTATCTGTGGCAGCGGGAAGAAATTCAAGAAGTGCTGTGAGCCTTACAGTTTTATTGTGAAAAAGTAG